In the genome of Lathyrus oleraceus cultivar Zhongwan6 chromosome 4, CAAS_Psat_ZW6_1.0, whole genome shotgun sequence, the window GGACAAGGAAAAAGAGCAACCCTAGTTGGACATGGAGATGGAAAAGCCTCAACAAACAATGCTTCTCCCTGAATAATAATTAAGATATTTGTTGAATCAATTTTTCCACGTCTTGTTATTAGAGGGGTGTAGTAGCCATAATGATTTCAAGGATGATTATATTGTAAGTATTGACGATAGCAAGAATTTCATCATGGTATATCAATGCTAAAAAAGTGGAATCTCCTCCAACAATTTATGTCCCGGTCTAAAAGTTAAatgatttttgaattttttttggcAAATGGTCTCTTACATCTATTATTAACAGTTTATTTTCTTTATCTTTTTCATTCATTGAGGGTCTTAGGAGAGTTTTGACAATAAGATCATAAAATATTTCTCTGAGCATTCTCTGTGTTTTCCCTTAGATACCAAACTTCAACTCATATTTAATAAAAAATACTTATGGTTTTTTTTATGAAATATGGTTTTAGGCATAACCCGTCCCTATAAACCATATTGTAATATCATGTTAAGAAAATGTAGTTTTAGACCTAATTCGTCTCAAGTTTCATGCTCTAGATGTTCGTTCATCTTGAACGTGAGGGAGTGTGTTAAATATCTTATATCAAACAATATATGGTTTGAACATGTGGTTATAAATTAGGGTAATCTTCACCATACAATCAAATTTTGTAGAAATTAGTTAAACTTAAAACTAACATTTTCTTAACAATGTCAAATGTTAGGTAAGAGTGCATGAGCTTCTTTTTAAATATTGGAGGCTAAGAATTCTTTTTGAAAATGTAAGAGGTATTGGTGTCCGGCTTCCTTTAGATAAAAATATCAATAGGAATAAATAGATTTTATGCAAGAATTTTGgtagatatgaattttttaaaattcTTACTTAATTTTCTTATGGTTGAAAGAGAAAATTGTGTTTTTCCTATAAATGTTGAGTAAAAGAAAtcattttttattcttttgatCATATTATTAATCATTTATTAAAAGTTTGTCGTACAAGAAATAAAACTAAGTCAATGAGAAAATAAAAGATGACCAAAATAATATTTTATGTTCCTAAAAAACATAATCCTCTCGTAGCTATAAAGAATAAAGAATAGTATTATTATTGTAAATATTAAAAAAGGGGGTATGAATAAGAAAAGGAGTGTGAGTGTAGTAGATGGAACTAAGTTGGTGGTATTGATGAAAACGGGCCGGGTTGGGTGATTATGAATTTGAAATGAGATTAAGAAAATTTTACCCtatacccctacaattgtacccataCCCCTACATTAAAATTTTTTTGAtcaaaataccctcatataaatagggtatattttccctttcaaattttttttaccattttcgttGAAGACTTCCGGAGAAGACAAATATTTGGCGTTTTTGCACtgtataccggaacacttaaggaaagagttccggttcatataaaaaaaaattcaaaaaaatttgcataccggaactctttggagaagtgttccggtatgcattatgtgtgttccggaagactttaggaaagacttccggaacacacaTAATGCATACCGGAACACTTCTCCAAAAAGTTCCGGTATGcaaatttttttgaaattttttttatatgaaccggaactctttccttaagtgttccggtttgctttttttgtgttccggaagtctttcctaaagtcttccggtttggaaaaatacataccggaagtctttttacaggagttccggtgcgaggggtgtgaaagtgtaatttttgcaattttcaaccgaatggtaaaaatgaaatggtaaattggttaaaaccaattaagggtaaaatgggaatttttaaatttttgtaggggtatgaggttaattgtaggggtacaaggtaaaattttctGACATTAATTAGCGAAGAACAGAAGagtgcatcatcatcaagttgAGTTGTAGCGTCCCTCGCgtcaattttgaaattttgaatatTAATTATCGAATCCAAActgaaaaacaaaacaaaaacaaacgAACACCCCGTGTTTGCCTCGCCTCTCCTCTtcattcaaaataaaataaaataaatttgaaaGAAAAGTTCCGTTTGGAAACCCTAGCTAGCAGCACCATGGCTACAACACCAGCTGTGTCCGGTCGAGAGTTGACCGATCCTCCCTCAGACGGAATCTCCAACATTCGTTTCTCTAATCACAGTGATCATCTTCTAGTTTCCTCATGGGACAAGGTAACAAACAATCTTCATCTTCTCTTTTacatttcaatttcaatttcaatttcaatttcaatttgaatttgaatttggttgtAGACTGTGCGTTTGTATGATGCAAGCGCAAATGTGCTTAGGGGAGAGTTTCTTCACGGTGGACCCGTCCTTGACTGTTGCTTCCATGACGACTCTTCCGGATTCAGTGCATCTTCCGATAACACTGTCAGACGGTAACTTCATTATTCTGTTCACCTTTTTTACTCCTCAGATCCATTATTTTACTCATTTCCTCTTTTCGATCTCTTTACAGACTCGTTTTTGCCACCGGGAAAGAGGATATTTTGGGAAAGCATGATGCTCCTGTTCGGTGTGTTGAGTACTCCTATGCCGCAGGTTTCTTACTTGTTACTCCATTCATTCAATCCTCTTTAATCTCTGGTTTTTCCTATGCAATACTATATCTTTACTTTAAACATGTAATCAGTATTGAAATTTCAGTTATGCAATTAACCTAGATGTTCTAAAACATATCCTTTGCACTCGCATTAGTTTTAGGACAACATATGTTTTGTATTAGTTTACTCCATAGTATGTGTTTTTTGATTCCATCAAAGAATGCTTTAGGCTCGCAAGTTGCTTATCCATCACTTGCAGCTTTGTTTGACCCTATGTTGTTAATCCCACATACCACCGAGTAGCACCTATCTCCTTAACTTTCATAGCCGAGAAGGGTAGCCGATATGGCAAAGACTACAAACCAATTTTCAAAGTAAACATACATACTAAAAAAAAATACACAATAATTAAATAGCCTAAAATATAAAGTAATAAAACTTAATCAGAAAAGAATATAACTAAACTGATCTAAAAAGAGTAACAAGTACAAAACTATTGATTGTGACCTTTGACCTAGAACCAGTGTTGTCGATGGTGAATGGTGGTACATGGCGGAGAGCCAAAATCCTGCCATACTGGCCCTTTGCGGCGCCGTTATAGCGGATTATGGCGGAAAAAACAGCAATATCGGATGATATTTACCATTGCGGCGAACCCAAAAACCGCCATGTTTATCCGCCATTGCGGCGAACCCAAAAACCGCCATGTTTATCCGCCATTGCGGCAAACCCAAAAACCGCCATGTTTATGCGCCATTGCGGCCATGGCGTCGCTATTTGATAACACTGCCAAGAACATATCAGAGTGAATTACAGACCATTATCTTATATACCCTTATAAAAAAGACAATGGTTTCTAAAATAAGTATTTGAAGAATTTTGATCCAAAATCCGTTTAACGGATGCGGTTGTGGTTTGGTGCTGCAATTAGCATGCGCAGCAACCATTAATGCTTACAGCGACTTGCCGGCCGAAAGCATCGCACCCAATCCTACCAGGGCTGCATCATTCTGCAATGGCAGCGCTATTGACAGCATAGGTTTGGGCTACCCTTGTCTTTCTACCTTATACCTTTGGTAAACATGTTTGTGTCTCAATTTCTAGGTTAGCAAAAACTGATTTCACTTTTTTAGTGAAAACTCAATTGTGTTTGCTACTAGTTACTATATGTTCATCATTTTAAAAGAAATGCGGAATGGGGGAATATTATTAATTTAAGTGACTCCAATGATCATTTTAGAATCATTTCGGAGGAGATTTGAACTTTGTTCCTTGAGGTCACAAGTCAACTCTTACCATTGGGTTAGCATAGACAGATTTTGTTCTTATGGTGAAAATTCCAACGGGTTGACTACTAGTTACTATATGCTCATTTCATGATATAAACATTATAAACATTGCAATTACAAAAATGTATGTCTTAGTTATTCATTATTCATCGTCTTGCAATATTCTTTGGAATGAATGGTAAAGTAGGGTTTCTAGATGCAGTTTGTGATATGTGTCTTTTCTTAAAATGAGCCTTTTTAAACCAAGAATAGTAATTTGATAACATATCTTGTTGTATATGTTGATTATCATTTTCTATTAACATTAATTTCTGTTGAATAATGTTATTTCCGCTCAAAGGAGTCATCATTATAGGCTACCTTTTAACTTATCCATCAATACAGGGCAATTGATCACTGGTAGTTGGGACAAAACCCTAAAATGTTGGGACCCTAGAGGTGCAAGCGGACAGGAGCGCACTCTTGTTGGGACGTATCCACAGCCTGAGCGTGTTTACTCTCTATCTCTTGTTGGACATCGGCTTGTTGTAGCAACAGCTGGAAGACATGTTAATGTTTATGACTTGAGAAATATGTCTCTGCCTGAACAACGAAGGGAATCTTCATTGAAATATCAAACCAGATGTGTACGCAGCTACCCAAATGGAACAGGTAAACCTTAGTGTATGTGTAACTGTGGAATAATTTGCAAAATTTTAGGTTTGAACTTTGCTTTGTTTCATAAATCTCATTAACAATCTTAATCAAATGCGGGTTTATGTTTGCTTATACCCCATTCTTTCATTATTGTTTAATTATGTATGAGCATTAGTATTGATTGGAAGAGGCTACTAATATGTAAATTCATGAATGTTATTAATTCATATCTTTTTCATGTTTTGTACAGATTCTAGGGATGGCACTGATTTTTGTGATGTGTTTCTTAGCCTTGAGGTTCATATTTTCCATGTACTTTTGGCTTTTTGCAGGATATGCACTTAGTTCTGTTGAAGGGCGGGTTGCAATGGAATTCTTTGACCTCTCTGAAGCTAGCCAGGCAAAGAAGTATTGATTTTTTGCTTTATGCTTATCATTTCTACCACTTCAAACTGTTATTTTTTACTTCATCTATATGTCCTTATAATACCTCATTTGCTTCTAAACTATATACAGATACGCTTTTAAGTGTCACAGAAAATCTGAAGCTGGAAGGGATATTGTCTATCCTGTAAATGCCATGGCATTCCACCCCATGTAAGTGTGTTTTCAAGTTCTTTGTGTATCGAATTTTTTTATCTCCTTACTTAACTAGCATGCTATAAAAAGTTAAAGATTAAAATGAATTGTGGTTTCTGTGGGTTAAATAGTTAATTAATCTCTTGATATCAGCTTTTTATTTTCTCTGGGTAATTACCACAATGGCTTGATTCAGGAAAGGAGAATCTCTTTTCTTGTTCCAATTGTTGTCTTTGGCTAAATTTGCAGTGTGACAGTTCCTTTCATGAACGTTATTGATAATAATGACTCTGATTTGGAAATTAAAAAATGCTTGCAAGTAAATTGGTGCGAAATGTTGGTTGTATAAGAACTCAATGCTGATAGGATCATTGTATGATTTGTATCATTCAATGTGAATGCACCAAAGATGACATTGATGATATTTCACTTAAATCGAACCAGAAATCAGATGAATTAAAATATGCATAAGTTGCCTGTTCATGCAACAATGTAATTGTTGGGAGGAATAAGAACCAATATCCGGAGAAAAGAAAACAGGAGCAAAGGTGCTGAACACCTTGAACACCAAGAGAGACCTTATTGATAAAAGATGCAAATGTTACACTGTTCTTTTTCTAACTAACACAACCTCAGCCAACCAACAATCACAACTAATTAACAGCAGTCATAACGACTGTCACTAAGTGATTACCAACAGACTAACTGACCCATACGATTCTGTTAATATTTAATATATCAAAACACTCATGAGAAATCTTCATGCAGATACGGTACATTTGCCACAGGAGGTTGCGATGGTTTTGTTAATGTATGGGATGGAAACAACAAAAAGAGGCTGTATCAGGTTTTCCTCATTTGCCTTTAGTGATTTAAGAGGTCAAATTCTTGTTATGCTACAACTGCAACAATTACTAAATTACCATTTCTTGTTGCAGTATTCAAAATATCCAACTAGCATTGCTGCACTCTCATTTAGCAGAGATGGCCGCCTCCTGGCTGTTGCATCAAGTTACACATTCGAGGAGGGACCCAAACCGTAAGTATTTATCCTCCCATTTTCGCCAAACACACTCTCTCTGGTTAACCTGCGTTTATTTCTTT includes:
- the LOC127076861 gene encoding mitotic checkpoint protein BUB3.1, with product MATTPAVSGRELTDPPSDGISNIRFSNHSDHLLVSSWDKTVRLYDASANVLRGEFLHGGPVLDCCFHDDSSGFSASSDNTVRRLVFATGKEDILGKHDAPVRCVEYSYAAGQLITGSWDKTLKCWDPRGASGQERTLVGTYPQPERVYSLSLVGHRLVVATAGRHVNVYDLRNMSLPEQRRESSLKYQTRCVRSYPNGTGYALSSVEGRVAMEFFDLSEASQAKKYAFKCHRKSEAGRDIVYPVNAMAFHPIYGTFATGGCDGFVNVWDGNNKKRLYQYSKYPTSIAALSFSRDGRLLAVASSYTFEEGPKPQEQDAIYVRSVNEIEVKPKPKAFPNPTA